The window GCGGCTGTGGATGTGACTTATTGGCCAAGTGAAGCCAATACTGAAGGCACGTCGATTCCAATCGGGCGTCCAGTGTGGAACACGCAAATCTACATTCTTGATGATGCATTAAACCCAGTACCGCCGGGTGTGGTAGGGCACTTGTATATTGCTGGGCGTCAATTGGCACAAGGCTACCATGGTCAGCCAGAACTGACGGCAGAACGCTTTATCGAAAATCCATTTGGTCCACAAAGCAGCCGAATGTATCTATCGGGCGATTTGGCTCGTTGGCGTGAAGATGGTGCGATTGAGTACTGTGGCCGTAGTGACTTTCAGGTCAAGATCCGCGGTTTCCGTATTGAGCTGGAAGAAATTGAGAATGCCTTGGCCAACCATCCAAGTGTTGCTCAAGTGGCAGTGTTGGCTCAGGAATACAATGACGGCGACAAACGCTTGGTTGCTTACGTCACCGCTGAGAATACTGAGCAGGGTATCGATAGCAATGCATTGCAAACGTACCTCGCGGAACCACTGCCAGAGTATATGGTGCCGAGCTACTTTGTTGAGCTTGAAGCCTTTCCATTAACGCCTAACGGCAAATTGGATCGCAGCGCACTACCGAAGCCGGATCTGTCTGGTCAAGTCGGTACCAAGGGGCCAAGTAACTTAGTTGAAGAGCGTTTGTGTAAGTTGTTCTGTCAGTTATTGGATCTGCCTGCGGTCGGTGTGGATGACAACTTCTTCGAGCTTGGCGGGCACTCCCTATTGGCTGCGCAGTTGATTGCCCACGTGAAAGAAATCATGGGGATTGAGTTGTCATTGGCGGCGGTATTTGAATCGCCAACGGTTTCCGGTATCGCGGCCAAGCTCAACGGCAGCGAAAGTGATGATGCACTGAGCATTTTGTTACCGCTGCGTAAGCGTGAAGGCAAAGCCGCTATCTTCTGTGTACACCCCGCTGGTGGTCTAAGTTGGTGTTACGCGGCACTGACGCCAATCATTCCGTCTAATGTTCCGCTTTATGGTGTCCAAGCTCGTAACCTTGGTGACCCTTCTGCACCATTACCAAAGAGCATGAAGGAGATGGCAGAAGACTACGTGGCTGCGATTCGTGAAGAGCAACCCTTTGGACCTTACCATCTTCTGGGTTGGTCGATTGGCGGCATGATTGTTCACCTAATGGCGGGTATCTTACAAGAGCAAGGCCAAGAGGTGGGCTTAGTCACGTTGCTGGATTCTTACCCTACAGAGCAGTGGCAAACCATTCATCCACCGGGAGAAGAGCAAGCGCTTGGTGCACTGATCCGTATGGCGGGGGTTGAGTTTGATGAAGCCGCGCATTCCAGCATCACTAAGCCAGAGGTGATCGACATCCTGCAAGATGCAGGTTCTTCCATGGCGCACCTGAGCACCGAGACCATCACAGCCATGATTGAGGTGGTGATCAACAACAACCAGCGTGTACGTGATGCGGTGGATTACCACTACCAAGGTGATGTGTTGTTCTTCAACGCTGAGAAGCCACCAGAAGAGTCGTTCCTCGATCGTAATGGCTGGTTCAAGTACATGGAGGGCGACCTCAAAGTGGTTGATGTGGCCTGTTTGCACCGTGACATGATGCGTCCAGAGATGCTGCGTTTGATTGGTACCCACATGGTGAAAGAGCTAAGAGAGAGGTTCGATGTTTGATTCGTCAACACAATCTAGATCGAACGCTCAGTTGGAGGGGATGATTTCCCCTCTGACTTTCTTCAAAGCCAAATTGGAAGCTGGCGCCATTTTGGCGATTGGCGAAGCGCATTGGTATGGCGAGTTGTTCGAAAAGATGACCGACGTATTGTTGGATGCGGAACTCGATGGGATGTTTTCCCATTTATTTATCGAGTTTGGTAACGCCAAGCATCAAGCTTTACTCAACAATTACCTAATGGGCGAGACGATTACCGATGCAGAACTGGCTGCAGTGTGGCTGGATTCGGTTGCATTTCCAGCTTGGTTACACCCGTGTTATGGCCAGTTCTTCCAACGTTTAAGAGCGGCGAATGAACAGCGCAAGGTGCCTATCAACGTTGTGCTGACAGAGCCTTCTTTCAAATGGCGAGACATCGCGCATGCGGGAGAGTTGGCAAAGATTAATGCCCAACGTGATCAAGCGTTAGTCGATGGTGTCGAGAAGCAAGTGGTGAAGAGTGAGCGAGGCGTTGTGGTGCTTGTTGGTGCGCGACACATTCTCAAGCGTTCTCCGACGTTAGGTTTTATGGCTAAGCATAAGACGTTTGGTGATTTGGCTCAGCAGAAGTTTGCTCAGCGTTACGTTTCTGTGTGGCCGCACATTCTGACGAGTGAGTTCAGTCATACAGAACATGGCATCTATGCGACAACGCAGCCTAAGTTAAGCCAAAAGTCGTTCCTCGATTTGATCCCGAAGAAACCACCAGTCAACCCTTACGCGTTTATCTCGCTGGATAAATTGGTGGACGCTTATTGGTATCTAGGGCCGCAAAGTCGTCAATTGGACGCACATGGTGTGAACGTACCGTTGATGTGGAAATCACGGCTAGAACAACGGTTGCCGCTAGTCAATGAGCGACAGCAGATGGTGATCAAAAAGGTCACCGAATAACAAACATGACAAATTCATTAGGAAAAGTAGCACAGCGAGAGCACGTATTGCTGGTCAAAACAGTAGTGTCCATGAAATGAGAGATTTGGCAATTTTGCTTTCAATGCGTCTTGGTTGCGGCCAATCAGCTCAAAGCTAAATTGCCCTGAATGTTTGTTCTTGGGCTCTAACGTAATCTGTGCATCGAGAAAATCGAAGTACACCTGAACGAAGGGAAAGCAGCACTTAAAAATGCTTTCCTTGATACTGAATATCAGCGTATCAGGAAGATCGTGAGTACGGTTGAGTAGTGCTTGTTCATCGCGAGTGTAGATGGAAGAGAAAAGGTGCTCGGCAAGCGCGGTATTGCTTTCAATATCGATTCCTAGGCTGGCGACTTCGTTTTTTTGGGCACACGCGGCAAGGCAAATGCCATCAGTATGGCTGATGCTGCCACTGATATCACTTGGAAAAAGGGGCTCTCTAAAGTGACCTGTCAGGATCGGCATCTCCGTCATATTCGGTTTGGATAAATCCAAATTTTGCATGGCAGACCGCGCCGCGTGGCGCCCAGCTCTGAACTCGCGTTGGCGCTTCTCTACTGCCTTTTGAATGTGTTTTTCTTCTTCGGCAAGGCCCACTTGAGAGTACATCTCCGGTGTGGCTTGCACGATGTAAACCTTTGGACTGGCACCTTCTAGGTGAAGACGAAAAGGGGCGAGGGGACTATCTGGCGCTTCTTTTTTCAATTGTGTCACTTTCAATAAGTTGCCGTTCAAAAATAAAACCTAGCTCAAACCTTTGGCTTGAATGCGAATGTTAATGATTGCTATTTATACATTCATTCTTTAGAGTTTTCGAGCCTAAATGATTGATAAAATAGATATAAGGAAATGCAGTGAAAACTTCAGTGAAAAAGCCCATGTTTATGCCTTCTGTTTTAACGGGAGCGCTTTTGACTGCGTTCAGTGGCTCTGCGCTTGCGAACGATAAAGACGAAGTGGTGGAAATGGAGCGCATGGTGGTAACCGCGTCGCTTACTCAGCACTCTGAGTTAACCGCGCCAGCTTCCGTTTCGGTGATCACCGCCGATGATATTTCGAAGATGCCAGTAAAGGATATCTCGGAAGCGATTCGCAGTACGACAGGTGTTAGCGTTCTGAGCAGCACCGCTTACGGTCGTAATAACATTCGTATTCGTGGTTTAGATTCTAAACACACTTTGGTGCTAATCAATGGGCGTCGCATCAATTCTCAAGATGCGTTGATCCGTGGTAACGACTTTGACCTATCGAGCATTCCTCTTACCGCGATCCAACGCATTGAAGTGGTTCGCGGCCCAGTATCCTCTTTGTATGGTTCTGAAGCCATGGGTGGTGTGGTTAACGTCATTTTGAAGGCGCCAACAGAAGAACTATCGGGCTCGCTGGGTTTGCAGTATGAGAGCATCCTTGAAGGCGATGGTGGTGACGGCTTGAAAGGGCACGCGTACGCAAGCGGCAGTCTCTCAGAGAATGTTGAAGGCAGTATTATTGTGGAAAGTTCGGCTCGTGACCCATGGCGTACCGACACGAATCCAGACTTCGATGCGTTAGAAGAAAAAGACACAACAAACGTCTTTGGTGAGCTTGCTTGGCAACTGACAGAAGAGCAACGTTTGATCGCGGATGTGATTTACACCAACGATGAGCGCGAAGCAGATTGGGTTCACCCTCGCTCAGGTTCACAGACGAACACTCAAGATTCCACGCGTTGGAATTACGGCCTGACTCACGAAGGCGCTTGGGATACGGTAGATTCGCAAGTGCGTCTGTACGGCGAAAACATGCAACTGGATGACGCGAGTACGGCGTATACCAATGGTGCAGCGGACGTTGAACTACAAAACAACACACTTGATTTTAAACTTTCTGGTTTGTGGCACGATTCGCACGAATGGGTGTTCGGCGGTGAGTACCGCACATCGGAGCTGAAAAATAGCCGTGATGTTCCGTCGGGTGATATCGACAACTATCAAGGAGCGGTCTTTGTTCAAGGCGAGTTTGACCTCAATAAATTGGCTGTGACTTTAGGTGGTCGTCAAGATTTTCATGAAGTGTATGGCAGCCACTTTAGCCCACGTGCTTACGCGGTTTACAGCTTTACGGATGAGTTTGTTCTGAAAGGTGGCTTTGGTGGTGGCTTCCGTGCTCCGGGTATGATGGAAAGCAGCGACCAAGTTCGCGTGATCAGCTGTGGTAACCGTTGTTGGTTAACCGGTAATGAAGATCTAAAACCGGAAGAATCAGAAAGCTACGAAGCTGGGCTAGCGTATGAGACAACAGCGATGGGTGTTGGTCTGATGTACTACCATACCGACTTGAAGAACAAGATTGAGCGAGACCTAACTAGGCCAGTAGGTTCGGTGGGTCAAACGCCTATTTTCACGTATCAGAACATCGGCAAAGCGGAGACCAAAGGTTTTGAACTAGAGGGTTGGTATGACATTACCGATAGCATCAACCTAAAAGGTAACTACACCTACACGGACGCGAGAGACAAGAGCAGTGGTGATAAGCTAACTAAAACGCCTGAGCACTTAGCAAACCTAGATGTAAATTGGGAAGTCTTCGATTCATTCACCACCTTTGCCCGCGTGAACTACATTGGTAAACAAGTCATTACTAACCAAAGTCGTGAAAACAAAACGGTCGATGGCTATACGCTTGTTGGCTTGGGTGTGGCTTACGATTTCCAACAATTTAACCTAAAAGCGGGTTTGAACAACATCTTTGACGTCGAGTTGGATGATGAAGATGATTACTACGGTTATTCTGAGAAAGGCCGCAGTGCGTACGTAAGCGCAACGTACTTGTTCTAATTAGACTATTGGCCTTGTTGAACGACTGGTTTTATTGAAAACTAAAATAGCCTCTACGCAGAGGCTATTTTTTCATGTCTATCTCATGAATGTTTAACATTCAGCTTCAACTTCTTTGATGGTTTCTGTGACTTTAACCTGAACGATACGATTGCTCTTCACATGCAGTATCTCGGATCGCCAACACTGATAGTCAACAGTTTTACCTTGAGTCGGTATTCGCCCGATTAACCACGTTAAGAGCCATTTAAGGTTTGAAAAAACTCACTCTCTTCACCCTCAATGCCATTGAGTCCGAGCTTGTATTTCTGTTCGTTAAGCCGAATTAGGTCATTTATCAGTAAACTGCCATCTTTCTATTTTTCGCCGAAATATGCTACGCCGCCATACCCAGAGAACGTGATTTTTAAGCCAATCAACTTGCTGGTGTGAATGACTCTGTTACTTAAGACGGATTCTGATACACTACGCGCCCATTTCTTCGTTGAGACGTTTCTATGCCATTTTCTAAGCTTGGTTTAAGCTCTCCTATCACAGATGCTGTGAAGGCGCTGGGTTATGAAAAACCGACTTCTATCCAACAAAAAGCCATTCCTATTGTTCTGCGTGGTCGTAACCTGATTGCCGCAGCACAAACCGGTACGGGTAAAACTGCCAGCTTTGTATTGCCAATCTTAGAAAAATTGAGCCAAGGTGAAACGCAACGTAAAAAGCGTGCACGTGCGATCATCCTAACACCAACGCGCGAGCTTGC is drawn from Vibrio campbellii CAIM 519 = NBRC 15631 = ATCC 25920 and contains these coding sequences:
- a CDS encoding 4'-phosphopantetheinyl transferase family protein, with translation MNGNLLKVTQLKKEAPDSPLAPFRLHLEGASPKVYIVQATPEMYSQVGLAEEEKHIQKAVEKRQREFRAGRHAARSAMQNLDLSKPNMTEMPILTGHFREPLFPSDISGSISHTDGICLAACAQKNEVASLGIDIESNTALAEHLFSSIYTRDEQALLNRTHDLPDTLIFSIKESIFKCCFPFVQVYFDFLDAQITLEPKNKHSGQFSFELIGRNQDALKAKLPNLSFHGHYCFDQQYVLSLCYFS
- a CDS encoding TonB-dependent receptor domain-containing protein; this translates as MKTSVKKPMFMPSVLTGALLTAFSGSALANDKDEVVEMERMVVTASLTQHSELTAPASVSVITADDISKMPVKDISEAIRSTTGVSVLSSTAYGRNNIRIRGLDSKHTLVLINGRRINSQDALIRGNDFDLSSIPLTAIQRIEVVRGPVSSLYGSEAMGGVVNVILKAPTEELSGSLGLQYESILEGDGGDGLKGHAYASGSLSENVEGSIIVESSARDPWRTDTNPDFDALEEKDTTNVFGELAWQLTEEQRLIADVIYTNDEREADWVHPRSGSQTNTQDSTRWNYGLTHEGAWDTVDSQVRLYGENMQLDDASTAYTNGAADVELQNNTLDFKLSGLWHDSHEWVFGGEYRTSELKNSRDVPSGDIDNYQGAVFVQGEFDLNKLAVTLGGRQDFHEVYGSHFSPRAYAVYSFTDEFVLKGGFGGGFRAPGMMESSDQVRVISCGNRCWLTGNEDLKPEESESYEAGLAYETTAMGVGLMYYHTDLKNKIERDLTRPVGSVGQTPIFTYQNIGKAETKGFELEGWYDITDSINLKGNYTYTDARDKSSGDKLTKTPEHLANLDVNWEVFDSFTTFARVNYIGKQVITNQSRENKTVDGYTLVGLGVAYDFQQFNLKAGLNNIFDVELDDEDDYYGYSEKGRSAYVSATYLF